One region of Pogoniulus pusillus isolate bPogPus1 chromosome 19, bPogPus1.pri, whole genome shotgun sequence genomic DNA includes:
- the MMGT1 gene encoding ER membrane protein complex subunit 5 — MAAASVWKGLVGLGLFALAHAAFSAAQHRSYMRLTEKEDETLPIDIVLQTLLAFAVTCYGIVHIAGEFRDMDATSELKNKTFDTLRNHPSFYVFNHRGRVLFQSPDTTNSSSNQDALSSSSALKFRKLEPLRR; from the exons atgGCGGCCGCCTCGGTGTGGAAGGGGCTGGTGGGGCTCGGCCTCTTCGCCCTGGCCCACGCGGCCTTCTCGGCGGCGCAGC ATCGTTCTTACATGAGGTTAacagaaaaggaagatgaaaCATTGCCCATAGAT ATAGTTCTTCAGACGCTGTTAGCCTTCGCAGTTACCTGCTATGGGATAGTACATATTGCAGGAGAATTTAGAGACATGGATGCCACTTCAGAACTAAAAAATAA GACGTTTGACACCTTAAGGAACCATCCATCTTTTTATGTATTTAACCACCGTGGCAGAGTATTGTTCCAGTCCCCAGACACAACAAATTCCTCTTCAAACCAAGATGCTTTGTCATCCAGCTCAGCACTGAAATTCCGCAAACTTGAACCTCTGCGCCGCTAA